Proteins encoded in a region of the Limanda limanda chromosome 17, fLimLim1.1, whole genome shotgun sequence genome:
- the LOC133022914 gene encoding sodium- and chloride-dependent GABA transporter 2-like: MESKMEKRETWMKKREYILAVAGNVVGLGNVWRFPYLCYKNGGGVFLFPYLVFAVLCGLPIFLLETVIGQYTQEGAITCWTKICPLAKGIGYSINVIQVYATIYILILAWALLYLISSFRGTLPWATCSNPWNTDRCVELTSANWTALNNDNLTVNWTSGNITKSSVSEFWERGVLSMSGGIDEVGTVKWELLFCLLACWVACYFCVWKGVRSTGKVVYVTAVFPYVMLAILLVRGLTLPGAWQGVVYYLYPEPSRLADFQVWMEACTQVLFSYGVGAGTLTTLGSYNKFKNNCYRDSLWLCLLNSCTSFIAGFAVFSALGFMAQAQGIPINMVVDSGPGLAFIAFPQAVAMMPLPQLWAACFFIMLILLGLDTTFTGLETITSSVIDMFPGTMRRPWRREIFLLLLCSVCFIFHILLTTQGGVYLFQLIDYYGASGACIACVSLVQCVAVGWVFGAERVCDVVEEMTGQRPWLLFKLCWRYFTPLICMVGFIGSFVDYQPLTFGDYVYPDWAYYLGWAIALSSIIVIPIWAIGKICLTKGSLRHRLLVLCHPDSDHVGPKTNKENLLSETEMNPMSAPLTGVL; encoded by the exons atggaGAGCAAAATGGAAAAGAGGGAAACGTGGATGAAGAAAAGGGAATATATTCTGGCAGTAGCAGGGAATGTTGTGGGCCTGGGCAATGTGTGGCGATTCCCATACCTGTGCTATAAGAATGGAGGAG gtgtcttcctgtttccttATCTCGTCTTTGCTGTGCTGTGTGGTTTGCCAATCTTCCTGCTGGAGACTGTGATTGGTCAGTACACACAGGAGGGCGCCATCACCTGCTGGACCAAAATCTGCCCACTTGCAAAGG GAATTGGTTATTCTATCAACGTGATCCAGGTGTATGCCACCATCTACATCCTTATCCTGGCCTGGGCCCTCCTCTACCTTATCTCCTCTTTCAGAGGCACACTGCCCTGGGCTACCTGCAGCAATCCCTGGAACACAG ACAGATGTGTGGAACTCACTTCTGCAAACTGGACTGCATTAAACAATGACAACCTGACAGTAAACTGGACGTCTGGAAATATCACCAAGTCTTCAGTCTCTGAGTTCTGGGA GAGAGGCGTGTTGTCCATGTCTGGGGGAATCGACGAGGTTGGTACAGTGAAATGGGAGCTGCTGTTCTGTCTCCTGGCCTGCTGGGTGGCCTGCTACTTCTGCGTCTGGAAAGGTGTCCGCTCCACAGGAAAG GTGGTGTATGTCACGGCAGTGTTCCCCTATGTGATGTTGGCCATCTTGCTGGTCAGGGGCTTGACACTGCCAGGGGCCTGGCAGGGTGTGGTCTATTACCTTTATCCAGAACCTTCTCGTCTAGCAGACTTTCAG gtGTGGATGGAAGCCTGTACTCAGGTCCTCTTCTCCTATGGTGTTGGAGCAGGGACACTAACCACACTGGGCAGCTACAATAAATTTAAGAACAACTGTTACAG ggacagtctgtggttgtgtctgcTGAACAGTTGCACCAGCTTCATTGCTGGGTTTGCTGTCTTCTCTGCTCTGGGCTTTATGGCTCAGGCTCAGGGAATTCCCATCAACATGGTTGTTGATTCAG GGCCTGGGCTGGCATTTATTGCATTTCCTCAGGCTGTGGCCATGATGCCCCTGCCTCAGTTGTGGGCTGCCTGCTTCTTCATCATGCTCATTCTGTTGGGTCTGGACACAACC TTTACAGgtttggaaacaataacatcaTCAGTGATTGACATGTTCCCAGGGACGATGCGCAGACCCTGGCGTAGAGAaatctttctcctcctcctctgctctgtgtgtttcatcttCCATATCCTTCTCACCACTCAG GGAGGAGTCTATCTGTTCCAGCTGATTGATTACTATGGTGCTAGTGGAGCATGTATagcctgtgtgtctctggtccAGTGTGTAGCTGTTGGGTGGGTCTTTG GTGCTGAACGGGTGTGTGATGTAGTTGAGGAGATGACAGGACAGAGGCCCTGGCTTCTTTTCAAACTGTGTTGGCGTTACTTTACACCACTGATCTGCATG GTTGGCTTCATCGGCTCCTTTGTGGACTATCAGCCCCTGACATTTGGGGACTATGTGTATCCAGACTGGGCCTACTATCTCGGCTGGGCCATAGCACTCTCCTCTATAATTGTTATACCCATCTGGGCTATTGGCAAGATCTGCCTCACCAAGGGCTCCCTCAGACAT CGTCTGTTGGTCCTGTGTCATCCTGATAGTGACCATGTTGGTCCcaagacaaacaaagaaaatctcCTGAGTGAAACTGAAATGAACCCAATGTCAGCTCCTCTCACTGGCGTGTTATGA
- the LOC133023813 gene encoding transmembrane ascorbate-dependent reductase CYB561, with protein MDDSSPCPGRSTFGWLVGASQVLGLASVVLTGVWMGQYHGGFAWDGSAQEFNLHPLCMVLGLVFLQGDAILVYRVFRNESKRNVKVLHGIIHLLALIISIIGFAAVFDFHRAAKIPDMYSLHSWCGMATLVLFCLQWVMGLLFFLFPVASLWLRAAYLPIHMFCGLVLVVMAIGSSLLGITEKLLFSIMPTYPLFSPEGMLANSLGIMLVCFGVLLCYLVSKEEFRRPPNPEEESLSVHFKTLTEGGSPTTP; from the exons ATGGATGATTCTTCTCCATGTCCTGGTCGCTCTACGTTTGGGTGGTTGGTGGGAGCATCACAGGTTCTGGGTCTGGCTTCTGTAGTGCTGACCGGTGTATGGATGGGTCAATACCATGGAGGCTTTGCTTGGGATGGCTCAGCGCAGGAGTTCAACCTGCACCCTCTTTGCATGGTGCTGGGACTGGTCTTCCTGCAGGGCGACG CCATTCTGGTCTACAGAGTATTTCGCAATGAGTCGAAGAGAAATGTAAAGGTTCTTCATGGCATCATTCACCTGCTTGCTCTTATCATCAGCATCATAG gtttTGCAGCTGTGTTTGATTTCCACAGAGCAGCAAAGATTCCAGACATGTACTCTCTTCACAGCTGGTGTGGCATGGCCACCTTAGTCCTGTTCTGCTTGCAg TGGGTGATGGGTTTGCTGTTCTTCCTGTTTCCGGTTGCGTCGTTATGGTTACGTGCCGCGTACCTCCCCATCCACATGTTCTGTGGTCTGGTTCTGGTAGTTATGGCCATAGGGAGCAGTCTGCTTGGCATCACAGAGAAACTCCTCTTCAGCATCAT GCCAACTTACCCTCTGTTTTCCCCAGAGGGGATGCTGGCCAACAGTTTGGGGATCATGCTGGTGTGTTTTGGGGTGCTGCTCTGCTACCTGGTCTCCAAGGAAGAGTTCAGACGCCCACCTAACCCAGAGGAAGAGTCCCTATCTGTGCACTTCAAGACCCTGACAGAGGGGGGGTCACCCACCACACCCTGA